The genomic window ATATCATTGAGCTGTCTCAGTTTCAAAGCATGCAACCACAAATCTATGCATCTGTCAAATCTGGCGTTGTCCGCAAATATAGCGCCTCTGAATACTATAGGATGTGGCAGTTCTGGATTATGAACAcctaataaacaaaaaaataaaaaaagcatctAAAAAGcacatattacatacatagttgcactttaacaaaaatatcaaaaacgtATATCTACCCAAAATTCTTTCCCGAATAACAAGCGATTCCATATGTATGGCATTGGGATTGTCTTTAATGCTTTCTAATTTCTCAAGTGTTTCACATTCCTTCCAATTCTCATATGCTTTTACGGTAGAACCTAGTtgcttatatacaatattattagtatCACTATACCTAGGGGacacataagaaaaataatatatataataaaataggtaCAAAAGAGTctgtagtaaaataaaaatattttttttaccttaaCTCCATTGCCTTATACAGGTACTTATATGCCTTAGTTAgacaataattatctttatcattAGCATAAGATGCTCCTAGTAGCTCATAAGCGTCTATTATTTCCTTCTTTGTCACTTCTTCTCTTTGTACTAAATATTCGACGACTTCCGCGCGTGTTCGCTCGGCTGCCGTTATTAAAGGTGTCATGCCACTCACATTCTTTGTCATTTTCGttccatattttaataattcacgaACAATGTTACTATGTCCGCATTCGGCGGCAAAATGCAACGCCGTCGCTCCACAAAATGCTTTCTTGTTAGGATCTGCTCCTTTgtctaatagaaaattaacCTGAATCGCAGTATGAAGAAATTTTGATgtcaaaagtttaattaaattcatgtaaacaatttttgacataatttatatatatataacaaatttatataaattataataaataaataaatctgctCACAATATCAAGATGTCCTTTGTACGATGCTATCATGAGACAAGTGTTGTTGAATGTATTaggaatatttatatctgctTGATgatcaatcaaatatttaacaatatccAAACGTCCATTAAAACATGCCGCTCGAAGTGGGGTAGAATTAGTTTTCGTTGGATGGTTGACGTTTGCGCCCGCTTTTACGAGAGTTTTAAGAACACTTAAATGTCCCGCACCTGCAATTGACATTTTACTATAATgtaacagaattttttattatttttttattattttttttagtatttttcttatattattctgtGAGGCTGTTACCTGCAGCAGCCCAAAGTGCACTGGCTCCCTCAATAACATatccattaaattttactgTACCTTCCTGCTCTAAATCAGGTTTAAACTTTTCAAGTAACATTCTAACTACTTTATTATGCCCATAACGTGCGGCTATTATTAAAGGAGTACATCTTTGTCCTTCGTCTTCTAGAActttctgtaaatataaatccaAATATTGTTTTAGAGATTACGCTTTACATTttctgaataattataaataaaataattaaatattacaagtaaTTCTATCCATAAGAAAAGcttatatatgatgtatatttatatgtcaaattataacatatttaagaattttacatAGCATTATatagcacaaaaaaaaatttgcaaaattaacaacaatataaaatatatatataacactgttctcatcatatatataaaaataatttataaaaaacagatctctatgttattataaataacatctatatctatatatatctaaacaCATGTTGCAAGTTGTCCTGAATAATTCTTTGTAAATGTGCCACAACTTGTGCATAGGAATCAGTGTCacaattagtatatatatatatatatatatatatatatatatatatatatatgtatatgtgtgtgtgtgtgtgtgtgtgtgtgtgtgtgtgtgtgtgtaacaaCATAGTATTCTACAAACTTGaattgtatcaaaataattaattgctgtaaaattaaatacacaaaTTTAACCAGCTGACACATAGTTTCTCTGatcaataaatgttatattaaaaactataattagaattttattttatatattgaaaactatataattataaatgaagtCAGAAATTGTGACATATTCTGCAATTCTAACAAAGAAGAACAAAGAAGTATTGCAAACAATATtgcaatatgtgtgtgtgtgtatatctaTCCATCATCAATCGAGCATTGTCACCAagtgacatttaaaattaacgacgactaattgatgaaaaaaaagaaaaaaaaatacacattttcCACGAGTGATTAGAGTAGTTCACTCGTGACGCAAGATTTACCTGGTTAATCAGGTGATTGACGTCGGCGTCAGATTTATTACTCAGCAGAGTATAAAGAGCGATCGCCATCCCGTCCCTGGCGGAATAATAAATCCGTTGGATGAGCGCCTGCTGGGGCTCGTCTATTAACTCGAATGCGGTGTCCATCGTCGATGAAGGGCCTCCTCCGGAGCGTGATCTCGACGAgagtagaaaatatattcgcgaATCAGCTGAAACCACCGTGAATCGTGGTAACCTCAAAAGTCATGTTCCTCGCTCTTTGTTGAACGTGCGAAAAATACAACGcacgccgccgccgccaccgccacgtcgtcgtcgtcgtgctCTATTTTAAGAGCGCGTTGCACGCAAAAATATAGCGAATCCgttgcaaaaataatcaagCACAAAGCAAAGTTTTTGCGCCGCGTACACCTATATATACGTTTTCTTCTTCAATCTCGGACTGAGAGTCACGGTATCCTAACGCATACGATCGCGCGTGTCACTTAGGGAAGAGCATCGGATTCGGCAAATAATTCATTCATCTTTCGCGATTCCGTCGTTTCGCTTGCGTCCGAAATAACGAAATCTCCACCTCCATCCTAGTTTCTCGGTGAATATATACGCATATGTGACAACCTACAATTGATGACGATTGCTTCGAAGTCCGCGCTGATTGGTCATTTCGCGCAAACGAAATCAGCTGATGATAACGACGGCATCTGTCATTACCGAAATTTGCAGCGGAGATTCGCGCGACCGTAGAAACTACGGTCGCGCGAATCCGCTGCTGCGAATTTCACgcgaatgagagaaagagaagcaaGACTGTgatgatctttctctcttttactttctttttattttttctattctttttctatccttaaattaaaaaaaaactcgctattttttttctctttctcttgagataaatatttatatagctaatataaaatatgctttatGTGTGTGCATCGCCTTTAGTTTTATAATGCTTAATTAGattaagattttcttttatatcctttatattcttttatataattattataattattatataattttaaccgtGTTTTGTCAATTTCGaagaagttttaattattaactttccatttaaagaatttaatataacaaaacaaatGGATCCTTGGATCAAGCAGAAGCATTATCCCATCTTGAACGTAACACGGAATCCTGGtggttttcaaaatataacactAGAAATTGTTAATACATCAAATGATTGGAATATATCTTTAACGTATACTACGCGAGCAGATCTCAATTTTAACAATACCTTACCTGACATTTGGTTAAATATGTCAGATATGGGAAGTGtgcatattttagattttacaaATAGTTCTGATAGAAAGCTTAACGAAGCTGAATGGATAATATTCAACTTAAAACAAActggtaaatattaataaataataactatttttacgCTACaaatgtaatcaaaatttttttgagatgcttatttttgaaaatataaatataataatgcgtattagaatataatatagagatcatttatagtataaataataaaaataatttatgtaataaatcaatttaaatgtatacaaaattttgacactATTTAATTCTTCACAaaccattaaatataaaaatgacataaagttttgtattattattattaataataattattaatataaaatttttataataatataattattctacttTGGAACAGTTTTTCtgtttaatatacttttaatgtgctttaaaataacgtttaaatatttaaaatatttttgataaatttatttaaaaagctttcatatatattatacgaaattttatattttacagaaccCAGGATATTACGcaagtaaaaattgtataattatttttatgctattCTTAATTACGACGAAAacttattatttgcatatgttttattttgtttctagTAAATTCAACatgattgcaatattaattattattattaatcatgtaTATTCTCAGGAAGAACTTAACGTGGTAAATATTTCATGTGAATCTTTTcacgtaaaatttaattttttaaataaaattatatatatatatatatgtatatatatatatatatatatatatatatatatatatatatatcaatcacatttatatacacatatacataatatgtgtatataaatgtgtattgataatacatattaatgtaacatattttatataacatatatcataattttaatataatttaacattattattaatatgtacaatattatgtatataataataatatacatatataattatattatatatagctatgtaattaaaaatgaatctcTTGTAAAGAAGTCCAGTAGAAAGAGTAcagtaaataaaacttttatcatatatctcttgttacaatttacattctttatacacatatattcttacaaaagatattaagctagttatattttatttttgtataaactaTTACAATAactattctaattaaataaatatatattatgaaaatgtaaattctattcatctttttttttatttatctatatttatcttatattcttaaagctgcaaaatcttttttttttttttttttttaatcgactATATCTAAGCGTGGCTTTGGTTAAAATAACTttgctgcaaaaaaatatggcTTTGAGAAAGCACCGTTTTTTTCGGTGACTACTTAGTACAAATCACACACAGCATCATTATcatgattaaatattcttgatGAGCACAAATTGTCACATCGCgaatttgatagaaattttatctatgttatttttaaatgtctaaTGACTAAATGAGATTCAAACACTAACAAgagatacaaaattataactattttgatgcaaaattatttcacgtattatatgttatatcacATTGtagtaaagattttaatactgcaatatataattgatatactgATACTATACAACCATTTTATCACAATATACATCAagtgcattttattatatttttagtatttttacttaattttgtcttttttttttatgaagtatgatacacataattttttatccaaaaatattgtatcatttagatatttcagaaatatttaaagattaataaaactatatcaaATTGCTATACAGaacatcatataaaaaaacttgcatgcacaaaaatattctaaacatttataaattcatctaTGTCTACATTTCAACAATATACATTTCACCGATATTTGTTCCATAGTTTGGTATTCCATTGGTATATATCTTCCGCATGTCTTCGCGCTTTTCTACGAGAAAATACTCGTCGAAAGTACCAATCCGAATCGCCGCGCTGCCATTGCTTTTTACGCCTATAAAATCtgcgaaaatgaaaaatattatttgttaaagatATTGTACTAATAAGTGCATTAGATAGAAGCAGTATTTTAAGTATAGTAAACACActttcagaaatattatatctatattatttgcttCTTAAATCTgatttctcaaataattaataccttTTATTATCACTCTGCCAATTCGTATTTCTATAATCCTGGTTATCTTGCTTTGTTATGCGGCTCTTAAATGAAGACTCTTtagatttatgataattattagtcTCAGACAtaggatttttaattttattttgagtgaatatcttctttttttctttaatatttttaccatcattattaaaaacctTTTCGGAGGAATCACTCGATCTAGAGTAGTCTTTTTGTTTTGGTTTACTCtttctaaataaaacttttgtagAATTTTCATAATCCAATACAGATTCTTTGCTATTTGCATCATGTTCGTTGTTAGAATTAACAATAGAATTCTCTGTTttacactaaaaaaaatatacaatttgtatttatatgtaacttGAAACTGTGTGCATGCTATGTATAATGTCTCTAaatctttctataaatatatttactatctttatatattatacacatattaaaatctttatattctttcccttcctttttctctctctttttaatttgaagtctgtaaaaaatcaaaaatttatatagatttatgacTTACACTTGATGTGGTGGGCAATGTGGgtatattgaattttgaacAAGAGTTGGTTGAAAGTGGGCACATGTCTTTCCacgattgtattaaaatattatcaaaattattctttaacatGTCGTCTTTTTGTATTTCAattgattgtaaataattattctctcttacacacaaattaattgattctttattgttttcttcattattttctgTTGATCGTTCTAAAAATTTGCTACTATCCTTATGGcacttattttttatccatCTGTGTTTCAcctcattatatttattagtatatatatccttatttaacatttcccttttattttctatcaattcTGAGGAAAGTAGCtgagaaatattatgtattttatcacTGGCATTTTGGAAAAAcctgatatataatacaataatttaaatacatacaataaaaattataatacaagaataaaagaagattaaatatgttattactTACTTTGTAATagtataattgtattcattcaatttcttagttctttcattttttaaagagccctttttattaacattataaattttctggcTATTctctttatcatattttgctTTAACTACTGTATTATCAGTTTCTCTGACTTGctcctttatattttttatctttgtattttttttttcaaatatttttgtattcaatttttttgatgaataatttgaaagacaagatttgtcataatttttaaaaagctgattatttgttgttaattgtttcaaaaattcatcATCAGGCAATATACTTTTCAAatcacacaattttttaattaatttgtgtttttctttagtatatttattgtacacgTTTAATGTTATCTTGCTTATTCTTTCTATCAAGTTTGAGAGAAGTAACTTAGaagtaatatgtattttgttgCTATCATGTTGCAAAATTctgaaatatgcaataatgcaataatataaatatacaataatttgtaatttaaaaataagaaacctcttgtgtattttattatattaatacttacTTCAAGGCAAAAGAATTGTACTCATTTTgtgtattgttatttaataatatcaagttTTCATAAAATGCTTTTGTATTATTCACAATATCCAGTGtctcatttatttcatttttcaacaaactattgttatcataaataaatgccAATGATGATAATGCATGTAGAGACATTTGAAGTTGAGACACTTGATTCAATGAATATGgatcaaaattgaaagattctgatataataataggCTTATTACTCATTTTATTCACAGTATCTATCTTAGAAAACTGATCTCTAAAGTGCTccataattttcttatcaacTGCAGTATgagttttaatttcatttagcATAGTTTTCACTAGAAACGAGAAATCTAATTAAGATATAAGCAATAAATTGGAATAgattttatcaagatttttcacgaaatttttattttaccttcCGTCAGTCCTTTGAGAGTATGAACAATATTGTGAACTTCAGTCTTAAGATTTTCAGTATTAATACCATTTGAGTTTGGACAGACTTTGGAATCTATGAAAGAATGGCTAAGAATAAAACCAATAATGATACCAATTATACAAGCCATAAgaacatttcttatatttgtctgtaaacaaaaaaaaaatttgttttagataaaattttattatatttgaaaaatattaataaaaaaaatataatcttattgttagatcaataataaaataaaatttatatatactgtatatgtatatatatgcataagtgtaattatttatagtacctgtttatttatttgtttttccaaTATCCGAAGAAACCTATATGTGTTACCATTAAATTGACTGATTTGAAGAATATTCGTATTGATAGTATCTGTGTCACTTTCCGTTATAATAGATATACCATCAGATATATCATCTGCTTCTGTATTCATACACAAGACtttattatcatcatcgtTTATCTGTGCAgtctcaatatttatatccttctaaaattaaaaggcAAGCATTTTATTCacttacatattttgatattatttgtgCATAGTATCCCAAGAGttctatatatcaatattattgttgTAGAGTTTTTACCTTATGCACGTCCAATGATTGACGAGAAGTTTCATTGTCATCACTTTGTTTAATCCAGCTAAATTTTATCCATTCATCCCCATCTGCGATCACCTCTTCTTCAAGACACATTTCATTGATATTTACATCATCCATTGTTTACGTCTCGTAGAATTGTGGCTCGAACAAGTCTTTATCAAATACTGTCGCAAATTAACGcaataaaatacgaaaattcATATTCGTTGAATCATGGcgcagaatatattttattgaacatGTGCCAAAGTACAcgttattgcaattattattatccgaCAGTTCATCTTTCGTGATACACTCCAACCAGATTTAATTTTgcgaatgatatatattaaggaGACAAATAAATTCTCGAACACTGCTCTTTTAACATTTGCGTAGTTCTTAGCGGAATAAATACTGGAACGCTGCGTGTGCGAATAGTAAAACATCTATGTATACCGTCACcaaatgtgtttatttttgGAGATTTATCTCGATTACAAGACAGTGTCTCGTACAAACCTCATAACAATTCGCGTTTAGCGAGCACTGATTGATAGGGAAGATTACAAATAGAATCTgatatctctctttcctcttttgttaaaaagtgTCCTTTATTCTATCCTTTCCTCTATTCTGAATCAGCTGTTTTTCTTTACCAAGCACTCTCCTTCCGCGCTACGGACACGTACATATACAGTATCTATTACGTGATCACGTGTTGAGTGAGAAAGCATGATACATGTGTCATATGTCATATGTCATCTCTCTCTTCATGACCACTGACCACAATTCGCACCTCGTAGCATGTAAATGCGTAGTTCGAGAGGTTGCCATGCAAAAGAGGGGAAAGGAGAAGTAATAAACAATAGGGAGTCCGATAGTAATACGTGAGTTTCCGTATTGTAAATAGCAAGGCACTGCCAGAAATCACGCATTTTTGTAacaactaaatattaaaacattctaattaaattgtagcaattctgtataatatatttcacaatgaaatatataagagaatcTTCCTAAAGAAATTacgtaataaagaatatactaGAAGAAGCTCAAAAGGAAGCGGGAGGATTGTCAGGATGATTGAGCATAATTTTCCATCCTTGAAAAATGATCGTATACTCAGAGCGGCACGCGGGGAACCCGTTGACAGAGTGCCGGTTTGGGTTATGAGACAGGCCGGAAGATATCTCCCGGAGTTTCAGGAAGTTAGAGCCCAGCACGATTTCTTCACGGTCTGTCAAACTCCGGAATTGGCATGCCAAGTGACTCTCCAGCCGATAGAACGTTTCGATCTGGACGCCAGTATAATATTCTCAGATATTCTAGTAATTCCTCAAGCGATGGGCTTGAAGGTCGAGATGGCAGCAGGGATAGtaagttaaaatttctctaaattatatgtttagaaAACAATAGCTAAGTAACATACATCATATTCATATCTcgtttctctttaaataagaAGTATCTGTTAGGGTCCGGTCTTGCCTCAACCTTTAGCCGATCCTACTGATTTAGCAAGACTCGTGCGACCAAATGTAGAAGAGGCTCTAAAATATGTTGGGGATGCTATAACATTGACTCGGCATAAATTAAATGGTAGAGTGCCATTGATAGGTTTCACCGGAGCACCTGCAAGTACTTTCATATTGTCTAGAAAATCATGcaaaattgagaattttaatatgggaatatacattgtaaatttCTGCTGTATCGTGAATTATATaacttacatatattaatttttatttcagtggACACTAATGGGTTACATGATTCAAGGAGGAGGTAGTTCCACAATGGCAAGAGCAAGATCTTGGTTGTACAAGTATCCAGAAGACTCtcacaaattattacaaataattacagaTGTTATTGTGGATTATTTAGTGATGCAAGTGAAAGCTGGTGCTCAGGTATATTCAGAAGTATAGAAACTTTTGACAAACTTTTTTGACaaacaataaaagatttgtttgtaaaaatagtATCTTTATAGTACAtcatgtatacaatataatgtatatattaataatataaattgaaggaatgacattatatattgtttttttatttttttttttttttttcaagttactTCAAGTATTTGAAAGCAATGGTGACTATTTCGATGATGCATTGTTTACAACTTATTCTTTCAAATATCTCAAACAAATAAGTGAACGTGTACGAAAGCAATTGAAAGAAGCAAATATTCCAGAAGTCCCTatggtatttattataattatcctGAAATGAACAAAtttgtagatataaaataatgaatttgtttttatagattGCTTTCCCAAAAGGTGCAACCatgaattctttaaaaattctggCCAAGGATCAAATTTATGAAGTTATTGGCCTTGATTGGACTGTAGATCCTATTGAAGCCAGAAAACAGCTTGGGCCTGATGTCACGTTGCAAGGTAACATGGATCCTTGTGCAATGTATTCTTCTCAGGTAtgttagatattttctttaaaatttataaaaattatagtgattaatcataattactGATATAGAGACATTTATAAGagtacatttacatattaaatatactcaTTATTTTTAGGATGAAATTGTTGATCGTGCACACAAAATGGTATCAAATTTTGGTAAAACTCGATATGTTGC from Cataglyphis hispanica isolate Lineage 1 chromosome 16, ULB_Chis1_1.0, whole genome shotgun sequence includes these protein-coding regions:
- the LOC126855383 gene encoding protein fem-1 homolog B-like translates to MDTAFELIDEPQQALIQRIYYSARDGMAIALYTLLSNKSDADVNHLINQKVLEDEGQRCTPLIIAARYGHNKVVRMLLEKFKPDLEQEGTVKFNGYVIEGASALWAAAGAGHLSVLKTLVKAGANVNHPTKTNSTPLRAACFNGRLDIVKYLIDHQADINIPNTFNNTCLMIASYKGHLDIVNFLLDKGADPNKKAFCGATALHFAAECGHSNIVRELLKYGTKMTKNVSGMTPLITAAERTRAEVVEYLVQREEVTKKEIIDAYELLGASYANDKDNYCLTKAYKYLYKAMELRYSDTNNIVYKQLGSTVKAYENWKECETLEKLESIKDNPNAIHMESLVIRERILGVHNPELPHPIVFRGAIFADNARFDRCIDLWLHALKLRQLNDISIVTDLLRFAQVFSQMIHVGVDLDFSQVINVLEASITELNRNKIKIQNPDSKDDIDQCVEEMESNITTTLYILTILTKLMTLNGNRCDESDLRQAYHLVHKLCALQICLKDGQTLLHLAVNAETPVDDFHTNDVCKFPCAATAKLLIRCGADVNAMDNERNTPLHIIVGYNKAISDFATLHSIIIDLIEAGAHMDTVNNGGRTPYDVVTTGVAKIILRTQTKLSLTCMAAKAIKAYNLPYYGNVPRSLESFIELHGPGLNQS
- the LOC126855381 gene encoding putative uncharacterized protein DDB_G0282133 isoform X3: MDDVNINEMCLEEEVIADGDEWIKFSWIKQSDDNETSRQSLDVHKKDINIETAQINDDDNKVLCMNTEADDISDGISIITESDTDTINTNILQISQFNGNTYRFLRILEKQINKQTNIRNVLMACIIGIIIGFILSHSFIDSKVCPNSNGINTENLKTEVHNIVHTLKGLTEVKTMLNEIKTHTAVDKKIMEHFRDQFSKIDTVNKMSNKPIIISESFNFDPYSLNQVSQLQMSLHALSSLAFIYDNNSLLKNEINETLDIVNNTKAFYENLILLNNNTQNEYNSFALKILQHDSNKIHITSKLLLSNLIERISKITLNVYNKYTKEKHKLIKKLCDLKSILPDDEFLKQLTTNNQLFKNYDKSCLSNYSSKKLNTKIFEKKNTKIKNIKEQVRETDNTVVKAKYDKENSQKIYNVNKKGSLKNERTKKLNEYNYTITKFFQNASDKIHNISQLLSSELIENKREMLNKDIYTNKYNEVKHRWIKNKCHKDSSKFLERSTENNEENNKESINLCVRENNYLQSIEIQKDDMLKNNFDNILIQSWKDMCPLSTNSCSKFNIPTLPTTSSCKTENSIVNSNNEHDANSKESVLDYENSTKVLFRKSKPKQKDYSRSSDSSEKVFNNDGKNIKEKKKIFTQNKIKNPMSETNNYHKSKESSFKSRITKQDNQDYRNTNWQSDNKRFYRRKKQWQRGDSDWYFRRVFSRRKARRHAEDIYQWNTKLWNKYR
- the LOC126855381 gene encoding putative uncharacterized protein DDB_G0282133 isoform X1, translating into MDDVNINEMCLEEEVIADGDEWIKFSWIKQSDDNETSRQSLDVHKKDINIETAQINDDDNKVLCMNTEADDISDGISIITESDTDTINTNILQISQFNGNTYRFLRILEKQINKQTNIRNVLMACIIGIIIGFILSHSFIDSKVCPNSNGINTENLKTEVHNIVHTLKGLTEDFSFLVKTMLNEIKTHTAVDKKIMEHFRDQFSKIDTVNKMSNKPIIISESFNFDPYSLNQVSQLQMSLHALSSLAFIYDNNSLLKNEINETLDIVNNTKAFYENLILLNNNTQNEYNSFALKILQHDSNKIHITSKLLLSNLIERISKITLNVYNKYTKEKHKLIKKLCDLKSILPDDEFLKQLTTNNQLFKNYDKSCLSNYSSKKLNTKIFEKKNTKIKNIKEQVRETDNTVVKAKYDKENSQKIYNVNKKGSLKNERTKKLNEYNYTITKFFQNASDKIHNISQLLSSELIENKREMLNKDIYTNKYNEVKHRWIKNKCHKDSSKFLERSTENNEENNKESINLCVRENNYLQSIEIQKDDMLKNNFDNILIQSWKDMCPLSTNSCSKFNIPTLPTTSSCKTENSIVNSNNEHDANSKESVLDYENSTKVLFRKSKPKQKDYSRSSDSSEKVFNNDGKNIKEKKKIFTQNKIKNPMSETNNYHKSKESSFKSRITKQDNQDYRNTNWQSDNKRFYRRKKQWQRGDSDWYFRRVFSRRKARRHAEDIYQWNTKLWNKYR
- the LOC126855381 gene encoding putative uncharacterized protein DDB_G0282133 isoform X4, coding for MDDVNINEMCLEEEVIADGDEWIKFSWIKQSDDNETSRQSLDVHKDINIETAQINDDDNKVLCMNTEADDISDGISIITESDTDTINTNILQISQFNGNTYRFLRILEKQINKQTNIRNVLMACIIGIIIGFILSHSFIDSKVCPNSNGINTENLKTEVHNIVHTLKGLTEVKTMLNEIKTHTAVDKKIMEHFRDQFSKIDTVNKMSNKPIIISESFNFDPYSLNQVSQLQMSLHALSSLAFIYDNNSLLKNEINETLDIVNNTKAFYENLILLNNNTQNEYNSFALKILQHDSNKIHITSKLLLSNLIERISKITLNVYNKYTKEKHKLIKKLCDLKSILPDDEFLKQLTTNNQLFKNYDKSCLSNYSSKKLNTKIFEKKNTKIKNIKEQVRETDNTVVKAKYDKENSQKIYNVNKKGSLKNERTKKLNEYNYTITKFFQNASDKIHNISQLLSSELIENKREMLNKDIYTNKYNEVKHRWIKNKCHKDSSKFLERSTENNEENNKESINLCVRENNYLQSIEIQKDDMLKNNFDNILIQSWKDMCPLSTNSCSKFNIPTLPTTSSCKTENSIVNSNNEHDANSKESVLDYENSTKVLFRKSKPKQKDYSRSSDSSEKVFNNDGKNIKEKKKIFTQNKIKNPMSETNNYHKSKESSFKSRITKQDNQDYRNTNWQSDNKRFYRRKKQWQRGDSDWYFRRVFSRRKARRHAEDIYQWNTKLWNKYR
- the LOC126855381 gene encoding putative uncharacterized protein DDB_G0282133 isoform X2, encoding MDDVNINEMCLEEEVIADGDEWIKFSWIKQSDDNETSRQSLDVHKDINIETAQINDDDNKVLCMNTEADDISDGISIITESDTDTINTNILQISQFNGNTYRFLRILEKQINKQTNIRNVLMACIIGIIIGFILSHSFIDSKVCPNSNGINTENLKTEVHNIVHTLKGLTEDFSFLVKTMLNEIKTHTAVDKKIMEHFRDQFSKIDTVNKMSNKPIIISESFNFDPYSLNQVSQLQMSLHALSSLAFIYDNNSLLKNEINETLDIVNNTKAFYENLILLNNNTQNEYNSFALKILQHDSNKIHITSKLLLSNLIERISKITLNVYNKYTKEKHKLIKKLCDLKSILPDDEFLKQLTTNNQLFKNYDKSCLSNYSSKKLNTKIFEKKNTKIKNIKEQVRETDNTVVKAKYDKENSQKIYNVNKKGSLKNERTKKLNEYNYTITKFFQNASDKIHNISQLLSSELIENKREMLNKDIYTNKYNEVKHRWIKNKCHKDSSKFLERSTENNEENNKESINLCVRENNYLQSIEIQKDDMLKNNFDNILIQSWKDMCPLSTNSCSKFNIPTLPTTSSCKTENSIVNSNNEHDANSKESVLDYENSTKVLFRKSKPKQKDYSRSSDSSEKVFNNDGKNIKEKKKIFTQNKIKNPMSETNNYHKSKESSFKSRITKQDNQDYRNTNWQSDNKRFYRRKKQWQRGDSDWYFRRVFSRRKARRHAEDIYQWNTKLWNKYR
- the LOC126855400 gene encoding uroporphyrinogen decarboxylase, whose product is MIEHNFPSLKNDRILRAARGEPVDRVPVWVMRQAGRYLPEFQEVRAQHDFFTVCQTPELACQVTLQPIERFDLDASIIFSDILVIPQAMGLKVEMAAGIGPVLPQPLADPTDLARLVRPNVEEALKYVGDAITLTRHKLNGRVPLIGFTGAPWTLMGYMIQGGGSSTMARARSWLYKYPEDSHKLLQIITDVIVDYLVMQVKAGAQLLQVFESNGDYFDDALFTTYSFKYLKQISERVRKQLKEANIPEVPMIAFPKGATMNSLKILAKDQIYEVIGLDWTVDPIEARKQLGPDVTLQGNMDPCAMYSSQDEIVDRAHKMVSNFGKTRYVANLGHGILPDTPIVSMEAFIKGVHSA